One Perca flavescens isolate YP-PL-M2 chromosome 9, PFLA_1.0, whole genome shotgun sequence genomic window carries:
- the si:dkey-51e6.1 gene encoding 14 kDa phosphohistidine phosphatase — MADALAKIPVVEIDPEGTFKYILVRVKVKDGDVHKDIVRGTKSAEYHNHIFEKVSPAMEAMGMECKCLGGGKIEHNSQEKKLRVFGESTAFGKADHSVSVEKLKSAFSDYEITWSDDKK; from the exons ATGGCAGACGCTCTAGCTAAAATCCCCGTTGTAGAGATTGATCCAGAAGGAACATTTAAGTACATACTGGTCCGAGTGAAAGTGAAAGATGGCGATGTGCATAAAGACATAGTCCGAGGCACAAAAAGTGCAGAGTATCACA ATCATATATTTGAGAAGGTCAGTCCAGCTATGGAGGCCATGGGAATGGAGTGTAAATGCCTTGGAGGAGGGAAGATAGAGCACAACAGCCAAGAGAAAAAACTAAGGGTGTTTGGAGAATCAACT GCGTTTGGTAAAGCAGACCATTCTGTGTCTGTTGAGAAGTTGAAGAGTGCCTTCAGCGACTATGAGATCACCTGGTCTGAcgacaaaaaataa